The Callospermophilus lateralis isolate mCalLat2 chromosome 3, mCalLat2.hap1, whole genome shotgun sequence genome has a segment encoding these proteins:
- the Ctxn2 gene encoding cortexin-2: MSSTYCGNSSAKMSVNEVSAFSLTLEQKTGFAFVGILCIFLGLLIIRCFKILLDPYSSMPSSTWEDEVEEFDKGTFEYALA, translated from the coding sequence ATGAGTAGCACCTACTGTGGCAATTCTTCAGCTAAGATGAGCGTCAATGAAGTTTCAGCTTTCTCATTGACTCTGGAGCAAAAAACTGGCTTTGCTTTTGTTGGGATTCTGTGTATCTTCTTGGGACTTCTAATTATCAGATGCTTCAAAATTCTCTTAGACCCCTATAGTAGCATGCCTTCTTCTACATGGGAAGATGAAGTTGAAGAGTTTGATAAAGGGACGTTTGAATATGCACTCGCCTGA